From a single Staphylococcus epidermidis genomic region:
- the thiI gene encoding tRNA uracil 4-sulfurtransferase ThiI, with protein sequence MQYDHLLVRYGELTLKGTNRKMFVNQLKDNVKRALIPLSGYHVKGKRDRMYIELSPEADINEIIQRLSKVYGIKSISPVIKIDKNEEKINQSAIQLSHDFEKGSTFKVDVKRVDKSFRLDTYELQRQVGGAILKENNNITVNVKNPDYEIKIEVRMDAIYIYEKVIAGAGGLPVGTGGKTLLMLSGGIDSPVAGIEVMKRGVTVEAIHFHSPPFTSEKAKDKVIELTRILAERVGPIKLHLVPFTEIQKQINKVVHPRYTMTSTRRMMMRISDKVVHQINANAIVNGENLGQVASQTLKSMYAINHVTATPVLRPLLTLDKEDIIKKAKELGTFETSIQPYEDCCTIFTPKNPVTEPDFDKVIKYESVFNFDEMIENAVENIETLTIDQNYKSAKEQSTDSLIKDLF encoded by the coding sequence ATGCAATATGATCATTTATTAGTTAGATATGGAGAGCTTACGCTTAAAGGTACGAATAGAAAAATGTTTGTTAATCAACTTAAAGATAATGTGAAACGCGCGCTTATTCCATTAAGTGGTTATCATGTCAAAGGAAAGAGGGATAGAATGTACATAGAATTATCCCCTGAAGCAGACATAAATGAAATCATTCAACGCTTATCTAAAGTTTATGGTATAAAATCAATTAGTCCAGTTATAAAAATTGATAAAAACGAAGAGAAAATTAATCAATCAGCAATACAGTTATCTCATGACTTTGAAAAAGGTTCAACTTTTAAGGTTGATGTAAAACGCGTTGACAAGTCATTTCGATTGGATACGTACGAATTGCAACGTCAAGTCGGTGGAGCAATACTAAAAGAAAATAATAATATAACAGTGAATGTTAAAAATCCTGACTATGAAATTAAAATAGAAGTAAGAATGGATGCTATTTATATTTATGAAAAAGTAATCGCTGGTGCAGGTGGACTGCCAGTCGGTACAGGTGGTAAGACATTACTTATGTTAAGTGGTGGTATTGATTCTCCTGTAGCGGGAATAGAAGTAATGAAACGTGGTGTAACTGTTGAAGCAATACATTTTCATAGTCCACCGTTTACGAGCGAAAAAGCCAAAGATAAAGTTATCGAATTAACAAGAATTCTAGCGGAACGTGTTGGTCCTATCAAATTGCATCTCGTGCCATTTACAGAAATACAAAAGCAAATTAATAAAGTTGTACATCCTCGTTATACGATGACTTCTACAAGAAGAATGATGATGCGTATATCTGATAAAGTTGTACATCAAATAAATGCTAATGCTATCGTAAATGGAGAGAATCTTGGTCAAGTAGCAAGTCAGACGCTAAAGAGTATGTACGCTATTAATCATGTTACAGCTACACCTGTTTTAAGACCTCTATTAACGTTAGATAAAGAAGACATTATTAAGAAAGCGAAAGAACTTGGTACATTTGAAACATCTATTCAACCCTATGAAGATTGTTGTACAATATTTACTCCGAAAAATCCTGTAACTGAACCGGACTTTGACAAAGTAATAAAATATGAAAGTGTATTTAATTTTGATGAAATGATAGAAAATGCAGTTGAAAATATTGAAACATTAACAATAGATCAAAATTATAAAAGTGCGAAAGAACAATCTACAGATTCATTGATTAAAGATTTATTCTAA
- a CDS encoding cysteine desulfurase family protein — protein sequence MIYLDNAATTKADQDVVDSFVKVNQTLYFNPNSPHHAGVQAEQLLLKAKSEINRILNLNNQFDIIFTSGATESNNILLKGIAYMKKETANEIITSVLEHPSVLEVMRYLEREKGFKLKYVDVTKEGKLDTEHLKSLMTDKVGLVTCMYVNNIMGQIQPIEEIANIVKNYPRAHFHVDAVQALGKVPMQINHIDSLSLSGHKFNGLKGQGLLLLKNIQNIEPIVHGGGQEYGLRSGTINLPMAISMVRAIKNAVDQTKELNLRLSNYKNKLLSFLAEYKNVFINSPQNASPHIINIGFPGVKGEVLVNAFSKQNVMVSTTSACSSKMNKLNEVLLAMEIAESKIEGSIRISLGAHTTENDILSFMNAFESVYKEIKELLK from the coding sequence GTGATTTATTTAGACAATGCAGCCACTACCAAAGCTGATCAAGATGTTGTTGATTCATTCGTGAAAGTGAACCAAACATTATACTTCAATCCAAATAGTCCTCATCATGCAGGGGTTCAAGCTGAACAATTATTATTAAAAGCAAAAAGTGAAATCAATCGTATATTAAACTTAAATAATCAGTTTGATATCATTTTTACAAGTGGCGCAACTGAATCGAATAATATACTGCTAAAAGGTATTGCGTATATGAAAAAAGAAACTGCTAATGAGATTATCACATCAGTCTTAGAACATCCTTCAGTTTTGGAAGTAATGAGGTATTTGGAAAGGGAAAAAGGTTTTAAATTAAAATACGTTGATGTGACAAAAGAAGGTAAGTTGGACACAGAACACTTAAAATCATTAATGACAGATAAAGTAGGACTTGTGACATGTATGTATGTCAATAATATTATGGGACAAATTCAACCTATTGAAGAAATAGCAAATATTGTAAAAAATTACCCACGTGCACACTTTCATGTTGATGCAGTCCAGGCTTTAGGTAAAGTGCCTATGCAAATTAATCATATTGATAGTTTGAGTTTAAGTGGTCATAAGTTTAATGGACTTAAAGGTCAGGGACTACTACTTTTAAAAAATATTCAAAACATAGAACCTATAGTACATGGTGGTGGGCAAGAATATGGGCTACGAAGTGGTACAATTAATCTACCAATGGCTATCTCTATGGTTAGAGCTATAAAGAATGCAGTTGATCAAACAAAAGAGCTTAATTTACGTTTAAGCAATTATAAAAATAAATTACTTTCATTTTTAGCAGAATACAAAAATGTATTTATCAACTCTCCTCAAAATGCATCACCTCATATTATAAATATAGGATTTCCAGGTGTTAAGGGTGAGGTACTTGTTAATGCTTTTTCCAAACAAAACGTAATGGTTTCAACTACAAGCGCTTGTTCTTCTAAGATGAATAAATTGAATGAGGTTTTACTTGCAATGGAAATTGCAGAGTCAAAAATAGAAGGTAGTATAAGAATTTCTTTAGGGGCACATACGACTGAAAACGATATATTAAGTTTTATGAATGCATTTGAATCTGTATATAAGGAAATTAAGGAGCTGTTAAAGTAA
- a CDS encoding GAF domain-containing protein encodes MTKNIPTNYKLISKQLASLIEDEKNLIAILSNTSALLNDTIDQINWVGFYLIENNELILGPFQGHPACVHIAIGKGVCGTAVSSGETQRVKDVHQFPGHIACDANSQSEIVIPLHQNGKIIGVLDIDAPIKNRFSQDDQEGLESIVKTLEKQLNQI; translated from the coding sequence ATGACAAAGAATATTCCAACAAATTACAAACTGATATCAAAACAACTTGCTAGTTTAATCGAAGATGAAAAGAATTTAATTGCAATATTAAGCAATACTTCTGCCCTTCTTAACGATACAATTGATCAAATTAATTGGGTAGGTTTTTACCTTATTGAAAATAACGAACTTATTCTTGGGCCATTTCAAGGTCATCCTGCTTGTGTACATATTGCTATTGGTAAAGGGGTTTGTGGCACTGCCGTTTCATCTGGTGAAACACAACGTGTTAAAGACGTCCATCAATTCCCTGGCCACATAGCTTGTGACGCAAATAGTCAATCAGAAATTGTTATTCCATTACATCAAAACGGCAAGATTATCGGAGTATTAGATATTGACGCTCCTATAAAAAACAGATTTTCACAAGATGATCAAGAAGGACTTGAATCCATTGTAAAAACTTTAGAAAAACAACTCAATCAAATTTAA
- a CDS encoding class I SAM-dependent methyltransferase has protein sequence MSEENTIMERLFHKLDDKAKTLNKENGQSFIENLGLAMEDIYTNQRELLEQATLQDRRKAFQFAYLSLLQEENIQANHQITPDSIGLILGFLVQRFLEHKKEMHIVDIASGAGHLSAAVKEVLSDKTIMHHLIEVDPVLSRVSVHLANFLEIPFDVYPQDAIMPLPLEEADVVIGDFPIGYYPLDERSREMKLGFEEGHSYSHHLLIEQSINALKGAGYAFLVVPSHLLEDDKVKQLENFIATETEMQAFLNLPKTLFKNEKARKSILILQKKKSGETRPVEVLLANIPDFKNPQQFQGFISELNQWIVTNHTKK, from the coding sequence ATGTCTGAAGAAAATACTATTATGGAACGTCTATTTCATAAATTAGATGATAAAGCTAAAACGTTAAACAAAGAAAATGGACAGAGTTTTATCGAAAATTTAGGGTTAGCTATGGAAGATATTTATACAAACCAAAGAGAACTTTTAGAACAAGCAACGCTTCAAGATAGAAGGAAAGCTTTTCAATTTGCATATTTAAGTTTATTACAAGAAGAAAATATTCAAGCTAATCATCAGATCACGCCTGACTCTATAGGACTCATTCTCGGTTTTCTTGTTCAACGCTTTTTAGAACATAAAAAGGAAATGCACATTGTAGATATTGCAAGTGGGGCAGGTCATCTAAGTGCAGCTGTGAAAGAAGTACTTTCTGATAAAACAATTATGCATCATCTGATAGAGGTAGATCCAGTGCTATCACGTGTAAGTGTGCATTTGGCTAATTTTTTAGAGATACCGTTTGACGTTTATCCTCAAGATGCGATTATGCCATTACCATTGGAAGAGGCTGATGTCGTGATTGGAGATTTCCCAATAGGATACTATCCTTTAGATGAACGTAGTAGAGAAATGAAGTTAGGCTTTGAAGAGGGACACAGTTATTCCCATCATCTGTTAATAGAACAATCTATTAATGCGCTAAAAGGGGCAGGTTATGCATTTTTAGTTGTTCCTAGTCATCTCCTTGAAGATGATAAAGTGAAACAGTTGGAAAATTTCATTGCTACAGAGACTGAGATGCAAGCATTTTTAAATTTACCTAAAACATTATTTAAAAATGAAAAAGCACGTAAATCTATATTGATTTTACAAAAGAAAAAATCAGGCGAAACTCGACCAGTTGAAGTCTTATTAGCCAATATCCCTGATTTTAAAAATCCTCAACAATTTCAAGGTTTCATTTCTGAATTGAATCAGTGGATAGTCACAAATCATACAAAAAAATAG
- the ezrA gene encoding septation ring formation regulator EzrA, translated as MVLFIILAILVVILIAIGVLFYMRSNKRNLIEKTEERKNEIEQLPLDDNLRKLTGLNLKGETKTKYDAMKKDNTETTNKYLAPVEEKIQNAEELLEKFKFTAAQTEIDDAHELMDQYEENYQHQVTQVDDIINLHKENEALYEKCKVDYREMKRDVLANRHQFGEAAEPLENEIENYEPKLNEYENLKSEGNYVQAHNHIAALEDQIKNLKSYMDEIPELIRETQKELPGQFQDLKYGCRDLKVEGYDLDHVKVDGTIQSLKTELSFVEPMISRLELDEANNKLENINDKLDEMYDLIEYEVKAKNEVEETKDIITDDLFKAKDMNYTLQTEIEYVRENYYINESDAQSVRQFENEIQSLISVYDDILKETSKSAVRYSEVQDNLQYLEDHVSVINKEQDKLQNHLIQLREDEAEAEDNLLRVQSKKEEVYRRLLASNLTSVPERFIIMKNEIDNEVREVNEQFSERPIHVKQLKDKVAKIVIQMNTFEDEANDVLVNAVYAEKLIQYGNRYRKDHHHVDKSLNEAERLFKNNRYKRAIEIAEEALESVEPGITKHIEEQVIKE; from the coding sequence ATGGTGTTATTTATCATATTAGCAATATTAGTAGTTATTTTAATTGCTATTGGCGTATTGTTTTATATGCGCTCAAACAAAAGAAATTTAATTGAAAAAACAGAAGAGCGTAAGAACGAAATTGAACAATTACCTTTAGATGATAACCTAAGAAAACTTACTGGTTTAAATTTAAAAGGTGAAACAAAGACTAAGTATGATGCAATGAAAAAAGACAACACAGAAACTACAAATAAATACTTAGCTCCAGTGGAAGAAAAAATTCAAAATGCTGAAGAGTTGTTAGAGAAATTTAAATTCACGGCAGCACAAACTGAAATTGATGATGCTCACGAATTAATGGATCAATACGAAGAGAATTATCAGCATCAAGTAACTCAAGTGGACGACATTATAAACTTACATAAAGAAAATGAAGCATTGTATGAAAAGTGTAAAGTTGACTATCGTGAAATGAAACGTGATGTATTAGCCAATCGTCATCAATTTGGTGAAGCAGCTGAACCACTTGAAAATGAAATCGAAAATTATGAGCCCAAGTTAAATGAATATGAGAATTTAAAAAGTGAAGGTAATTATGTTCAAGCTCATAATCACATTGCTGCTTTAGAAGATCAAATTAAAAATTTAAAATCTTATATGGATGAAATTCCAGAATTAATTCGAGAAACTCAAAAAGAATTACCAGGACAGTTTCAAGATTTAAAATATGGATGTAGAGACTTAAAGGTTGAAGGCTATGATTTAGACCATGTCAAAGTCGATGGTACAATACAAAGTCTTAAGACAGAATTAAGTTTTGTTGAACCAATGATTAGTCGATTAGAATTAGATGAAGCTAATAATAAACTTGAAAATATTAATGATAAATTAGATGAAATGTATGATCTTATTGAATATGAAGTAAAAGCCAAAAATGAAGTTGAAGAAACGAAAGATATCATTACTGATGACTTATTTAAGGCCAAAGATATGAACTATACATTACAAACCGAAATTGAATATGTTCGTGAAAACTACTATATTAATGAATCAGATGCTCAAAGTGTAAGACAATTTGAAAATGAAATTCAAAGTCTCATCTCAGTTTATGATGATATTTTAAAAGAAACTTCTAAATCTGCGGTACGTTACAGTGAAGTACAAGATAATTTACAGTACCTTGAAGATCATGTATCTGTGATTAACAAAGAACAAGATAAACTTCAAAATCATCTTATCCAATTACGCGAAGATGAAGCTGAAGCAGAAGATAATTTATTGAGAGTGCAATCTAAGAAAGAAGAAGTTTATCGACGTTTATTAGCTTCTAATTTAACTAGCGTCCCAGAACGTTTTATTATCATGAAAAATGAAATTGATAATGAAGTAAGAGAAGTAAATGAACAATTTAGCGAACGTCCAATTCATGTTAAACAACTAAAGGATAAAGTAGCAAAAATTGTTATTCAAATGAATACATTTGAAGATGAAGCTAACGATGTACTTGTAAATGCTGTATACGCAGAAAAGCTTATTCAATATGGTAATAGATACCGTAAGGACCATCATCATGTTGATAAAAGCTTAAATGAAGCTGAACGATTATTTAAAAATAACCGATATAAACGTGCGATAGAGATAGCTGAAGAAGCATTAGAAAGTGTTGAACCTGGTATTACCAAACATATTGAAGAGCAAGTGATTAAAGAATAG
- a CDS encoding universal stress protein, protein MISYKNILIAVDGSHEAEWAFNKAVGVAKRNDAQLTIVNVIDSRTYSSYEVYDAQFTEKSKHFSEELLKGYKEVATNAGVKNVDTRLEFGSPKAIIPKKLARDVGADLIMSGTSGLNAVERFIVGSVSEAIVRHAPCDVLVVRTEEMPEDFQPQVATPQLREKYQD, encoded by the coding sequence ATGATTTCTTATAAAAACATATTAATCGCAGTCGATGGATCTCACGAAGCAGAATGGGCTTTTAACAAAGCTGTCGGTGTTGCTAAACGTAACGATGCTCAATTAACTATTGTGAATGTAATTGACTCACGTACGTATTCTTCTTATGAAGTATACGATGCTCAATTCACAGAAAAATCAAAGCATTTCTCCGAAGAATTACTTAAAGGTTATAAAGAAGTAGCCACAAATGCAGGTGTAAAAAATGTGGACACACGTTTAGAATTCGGCTCACCTAAAGCAATTATACCTAAAAAATTAGCGCGTGATGTTGGTGCTGATTTGATTATGAGTGGTACATCAGGTTTAAATGCGGTAGAACGTTTTATTGTTGGCTCTGTATCAGAAGCGATTGTTCGACATGCACCTTGTGACGTATTAGTTGTGCGTACAGAAGAAATGCCTGAAGATTTCCAACCTCAAGTAGCAACACCTCAATTACGTGAAAAATATCAAGATTAG
- a CDS encoding sulfite exporter TauE/SafE family protein: MDWNLSIMLMIVAFGFIASFVDSVVGGGGLISTPALLAVGLPPSVALGTNKFASSFSTLTSALKFLRSGKVDLKIVGKMFPLIFVASGGGAIIATYIPANILKPLIIIALSLVLIYTVIQKDWGNIRTFTDFTFTKAVLFTLIFIVIGFYDGFLGGGTGSFMLFTLLLFGFDFLSAAGNAKVLNFASNCGALLFFMILGQVNYFYGIIMASSMMIGALLGAQFALKKGVGYVKALFLVVTAILIIKNLYDFIVQ, translated from the coding sequence ATGGATTGGAATTTATCGATTATGTTGATGATTGTTGCCTTTGGTTTTATCGCTTCATTCGTCGATTCTGTAGTTGGTGGGGGTGGACTAATTTCAACCCCCGCATTACTTGCAGTTGGTTTGCCACCATCTGTTGCTTTAGGTACAAATAAATTTGCGAGTTCTTTTAGTACGTTAACAAGTGCATTAAAATTTTTACGTTCAGGTAAAGTTGACTTGAAAATAGTAGGAAAGATGTTTCCACTAATATTTGTTGCTTCTGGTGGTGGTGCTATCATTGCGACATACATACCAGCAAATATTTTAAAACCGCTAATCATTATAGCATTGTCATTAGTTCTTATTTATACCGTCATACAAAAAGATTGGGGAAATATAAGAACATTTACCGATTTTACTTTTACAAAAGCAGTATTATTTACATTAATATTTATTGTTATTGGATTTTATGATGGGTTTTTAGGTGGTGGTACAGGCTCCTTTATGCTATTTACACTTTTATTATTTGGCTTTGACTTTTTAAGTGCAGCTGGTAATGCAAAGGTTTTAAATTTTGCATCAAATTGTGGTGCGTTATTATTTTTCATGATTTTAGGTCAGGTCAATTATTTTTATGGTATTATTATGGCTTCTAGCATGATGATAGGTGCGTTGTTAGGTGCTCAATTTGCTTTGAAAAAAGGGGTAGGATATGTAAAAGCTTTATTTTTAGTGGTTACTGCAATATTAATTATAAAAAATCTCTACGATTTTATTGTGCAGTAA
- the ald gene encoding alanine dehydrogenase encodes MKIGIPKEIKNNENRVGLSPSGVHALVDQGHEVLVETNAGLGSYFEDGDYQEAGAKIVDEQSKAWDVDMVIKVKEPLESEYKFFKEELILFTYLHLANEQKLTQALVDNKVISIAYETVQLPDGSLPLLTPMSEVAGRMSTQVGAEFLQRFNGGMGILLGGIPGVPKGKVTIIGGGQAGTNAAKIALGLGAEVTILDVNPKRLEELEDLFDGRVRTIMSNPLNIEMYVKESDLVIGAVLIPGAKAPNLVTEDMIKEMKDGSVIVDIAIDQGGIFETTDKITTHDNPTYTKHGVVHYAVANMPGAVPRTSTIGLNNATLPYAQLLANKGYREAFKVNHPLSLGLNTFNGHVTNKNVADTFNFEYTSIEDALK; translated from the coding sequence ATGAAAATTGGGATTCCTAAAGAAATAAAGAATAATGAGAATCGAGTGGGGTTATCCCCAAGTGGTGTACATGCACTTGTAGACCAAGGACATGAAGTTTTAGTAGAAACAAATGCTGGTCTAGGATCTTACTTTGAAGATGGTGATTATCAAGAAGCCGGTGCCAAAATTGTTGATGAGCAGTCAAAAGCTTGGGATGTTGATATGGTCATCAAAGTTAAAGAACCACTTGAATCGGAATACAAATTCTTTAAAGAAGAGTTAATCTTATTTACTTATTTACACCTTGCGAATGAACAGAAATTAACTCAGGCACTTGTGGACAACAAGGTTATATCTATTGCCTATGAAACTGTACAATTACCAGACGGTTCTTTACCGTTATTAACACCAATGAGTGAAGTGGCTGGTAGAATGTCTACACAAGTGGGAGCTGAATTTTTACAAAGATTTAATGGAGGTATGGGTATCTTACTAGGTGGCATACCTGGAGTACCTAAAGGCAAAGTCACTATCATTGGTGGTGGTCAAGCAGGTACAAATGCAGCTAAGATAGCTTTAGGATTGGGAGCTGAAGTGACAATACTAGATGTTAATCCTAAACGTTTAGAAGAATTAGAGGACTTATTTGATGGCAGAGTAAGAACAATTATGTCTAATCCATTAAATATAGAAATGTATGTGAAAGAAAGCGATTTAGTGATTGGAGCAGTCCTTATTCCAGGTGCTAAAGCTCCAAACTTAGTGACTGAAGATATGATAAAAGAAATGAAAGATGGATCAGTGATTGTAGATATTGCGATAGATCAAGGTGGAATTTTTGAAACAACTGATAAGATTACTACTCATGATAATCCGACTTACACTAAACATGGTGTCGTGCATTATGCTGTAGCTAATATGCCAGGTGCCGTTCCACGTACATCTACAATTGGATTGAACAATGCAACATTACCTTATGCGCAATTATTGGCTAATAAAGGTTATCGTGAAGCATTTAAAGTAAATCATCCATTATCTCTAGGTCTGAATACATTTAATGGACATGTGACTAATAAGAATGTAGCTGATACATTTAATTTTGAATACACTTCAATTGAAGATGCATTGAAATAA
- the tpx gene encoding thiol peroxidase, producing MTQITFKNNPIKLSGSEVNEGDIAPNFTVLDNSLNQITLDDYKNKKKLISVIPSIDTGVCDSQTRKFNEEASAEDGVVLTISVDLPFAQKRWCASSGLDNVITLSDHKDLSFGRNYGLVMDELRLLARSVFVLNENNKVVYKEIVSEGTNYPDFEAALKAYRNI from the coding sequence ATGACTCAAATTACATTTAAAAATAATCCCATTAAATTATCAGGTTCTGAAGTGAATGAAGGTGATATCGCACCAAATTTCACAGTGCTTGATAATAGTTTGAATCAAATTACTTTAGATGATTATAAAAACAAAAAGAAATTAATTAGTGTTATACCATCTATTGATACAGGAGTATGTGATAGTCAAACTCGAAAGTTTAATGAAGAAGCTTCAGCAGAAGATGGTGTAGTTTTAACGATATCAGTAGATTTACCTTTCGCCCAAAAAAGATGGTGTGCATCAAGCGGATTAGATAATGTAATTACTTTAAGTGATCATAAAGATTTATCTTTTGGTCGAAATTATGGACTTGTGATGGATGAATTACGCTTACTTGCACGTTCGGTATTTGTGTTAAACGAAAACAATAAAGTAGTATATAAGGAAATTGTCAGCGAAGGTACGAATTACCCTGATTTTGAAGCTGCATTAAAAGCTTACAGAAATATTTAG
- a CDS encoding acetate kinase: MSKLILAVNAGSSSLKFQLIKMPEEKLVTKGVIERIGLSDSIFTIHVNGEKLTDIRDIHNHEEAVNIMLDSFKEHEMIKDITDIQGTGHRVVHGGETFPKSVVVTDEVESQIEELSELAPLHNPANLMGIRAFRKLLPEIPHVAVFDTSFHQTMPEQAYLYSLPYHYYEDYGIRKYGFHGTSHKYVSRRAAQIVGRPIEDLRIISCHIGNGASIAAIDGGESIAAIDGGESIDTSMGFTPLAGVTMGTRSGNLDPALIPFIMEKTGKTADEVLEILNKESGLLGLTGTSSDLRDLTEEAKHGRQRSRVALDLFASKIHKYIGSYAARMHGVDVIVFTAGIGENSHIIRGKVLEGLEFMGVYWDPKKNESLHGEEGYINYPHSPVKVLVVPTDEEVMISRDVIKYGKLNDNTPKKEEFDTNESIEVN, from the coding sequence ATGTCAAAATTAATTTTGGCGGTAAATGCTGGTAGCTCATCTTTAAAGTTCCAGCTAATTAAGATGCCTGAAGAAAAACTAGTAACTAAAGGTGTGATAGAACGTATTGGTTTAAGCGATTCTATCTTCACCATTCATGTTAATGGCGAGAAGCTTACTGATATCAGAGATATCCATAATCATGAAGAAGCCGTTAATATAATGTTAGATAGTTTTAAAGAACATGAAATGATTAAAGACATCACTGATATTCAAGGAACAGGTCATCGTGTTGTACACGGTGGTGAAACTTTCCCTAAATCAGTTGTTGTTACTGATGAAGTAGAATCTCAAATTGAAGAATTAAGTGAATTAGCACCTTTACACAATCCAGCTAATTTAATGGGAATTAGAGCTTTTAGAAAGTTATTACCAGAAATCCCACACGTTGCAGTGTTTGATACTTCTTTCCATCAAACTATGCCTGAACAAGCTTATTTATATAGCTTGCCATATCATTACTATGAAGACTATGGCATACGTAAGTATGGTTTCCACGGTACAAGCCATAAATATGTATCTCGTAGAGCTGCTCAAATTGTTGGTAGACCAATTGAAGATTTAAGAATTATTTCTTGTCACATCGGTAACGGTGCATCTATTGCAGCTATAGATGGTGGAGAATCTATAGCTGCAATAGATGGTGGAGAATCTATTGATACATCTATGGGATTCACACCACTTGCTGGTGTAACGATGGGGACTCGTTCGGGGAATCTTGATCCAGCATTAATACCATTCATTATGGAAAAAACGGGTAAAACAGCTGATGAAGTTTTAGAAATACTTAATAAAGAATCAGGATTATTAGGTCTTACTGGGACATCAAGTGATTTGCGTGATTTAACTGAAGAAGCTAAACATGGACGTCAACGTTCCCGTGTTGCTCTGGATTTATTTGCTTCAAAAATTCACAAATATATTGGCTCTTATGCAGCTAGAATGCATGGTGTAGATGTTATTGTATTTACTGCAGGAATAGGTGAAAATTCACATATTATTCGTGGTAAAGTTTTAGAAGGACTTGAGTTTATGGGTGTTTATTGGGATCCTAAGAAGAATGAAAGTTTACATGGTGAAGAAGGTTATATTAACTATCCACATTCACCTGTAAAAGTACTTGTTGTACCTACTGATGAAGAAGTAATGATATCTCGTGATGTGATTAAATATGGTAAACTTAATGATAATACACCCAAAAAAGAAGAATTTGATACCAACGAAAGTATCGAAGTGAATTAA
- a CDS encoding M24 family metallopeptidase: protein MTKIKEIKKVLQQEDADAAWITTPLNIFYFTGYRSEPHERLFALLIPSNEEPVLFCPKMEVEEVKQSPFKGKIIGYLDTENPFDKYSKTFSKMLIESEHLTVKRQRELTKAFNIEHYQDVDQSIKDLRNIKSEDEIINIKKAAALADKCIEIGKSFLKEGVEEREVVNHIENEIKKYGVNEMSFDTMVLFGDHAASPHGTPGDRKLQQNEFVLFDLGVVYHHYCSDMTRTIHFGTPNKEAQNIYNIVLKAETEAIKSIKPGVTIKDIDKIARDIIEEAGYGDYFPHRLGHGLGLEEHEYQDISSVNNNQLEAGMVITIEPGIYVPHVAGVRIEDDILVTENGYEILTQYEK from the coding sequence ATGACTAAAATAAAAGAAATCAAAAAAGTTTTACAACAAGAAGATGCTGATGCAGCATGGATTACGACACCCTTAAACATCTTTTACTTTACTGGGTATCGAAGTGAGCCACATGAAAGACTCTTCGCTTTGCTTATTCCATCAAATGAAGAGCCTGTTTTATTTTGTCCAAAAATGGAAGTTGAAGAAGTAAAACAATCACCGTTTAAAGGTAAAATCATCGGTTATTTAGATACTGAAAACCCATTCGACAAATACTCTAAAACTTTCTCTAAAATGCTCATTGAAAGTGAACATCTTACAGTTAAACGTCAAAGAGAACTAACAAAAGCCTTTAATATAGAACACTATCAAGATGTTGATCAATCAATCAAGGACTTACGCAATATCAAATCAGAAGATGAAATTATCAATATAAAAAAAGCAGCTGCGTTAGCTGATAAATGTATTGAAATTGGTAAATCCTTTCTTAAAGAAGGTGTTGAAGAAAGAGAAGTTGTCAACCATATCGAAAACGAAATAAAAAAATATGGTGTTAATGAAATGAGTTTCGACACGATGGTACTCTTCGGTGACCATGCTGCTTCACCACATGGAACACCCGGTGACAGAAAATTACAGCAAAATGAGTTTGTACTATTTGATTTAGGTGTTGTATACCATCATTATTGCAGTGATATGACACGCACAATTCATTTTGGCACACCTAATAAGGAAGCACAAAATATATATAACATTGTTTTAAAAGCAGAAACAGAAGCAATTAAATCTATTAAACCAGGAGTTACCATCAAAGATATTGATAAAATTGCTAGAGATATCATCGAAGAAGCAGGTTATGGTGATTACTTCCCACATAGACTAGGTCATGGATTAGGTCTTGAAGAACACGAATATCAAGATATATCAAGTGTAAATAATAATCAACTTGAAGCAGGCATGGTGATTACTATAGAGCCTGGCATATATGTCCCTCATGTGGCTGGTGTTAGAATTGAAGATGATATTTTAGTAACTGAAAATGGTTATGAAATATTAACTCAATACGAAAAATAA